A genome region from Triticum aestivum cultivar Chinese Spring chromosome 2B, IWGSC CS RefSeq v2.1, whole genome shotgun sequence includes the following:
- the LOC123045023 gene encoding proline--tRNA ligase, chloroplastic/mitochondrial has product MASLLRLPSLLAPAAARPAALLRHRGRCLHTSPARLCPAATAAGASSAAPVKMETRGGDREGQVTPRSTDFNAWYTDVIDAAELADYGPVRGTMVIRPYGYAIWEAIQDYLNVKFKETGHSNMYFPQFIPYSFIEKEASHVQGFSPELAVVTIGGGKELEEKLVVRPTSETIVNHMFTKWIQSYRDLPLMINQWANVTRWEMRTKPFIRTLEFLWQEGHTAHATLEEAEKEAMQMIDVYTKFAYEQAAIPVIPGRKSRVETFAGADRTYTIEAMMGDKKALQAGTSHNLGQNFSRAFETQFMDENGQLEHVWQTSWAISTRFVGGIIMTHGDDAGLMLPPRIAPIQVVIVPIWKKGDEKGVVMEAVASVQNTLKEAGIRVKMDDSELRTPGWKFNFYEMKGVPIRIELGPRDVKNRSVVLCRRDVPGKQGKEFGISMEPSILVDHIKGRLEEIQASLLQKAITFRDSNIVDVNSYGELKEVISEGKWARGPWSASDADELKVKEETSATIRCFPFDQPEGAKKCFMTGNPADEVAIFAKSY; this is encoded by the exons ATGGCCTCGCTGCTGCGCCTCCCCTCGCTACTCGCGCCGGCGGCGGCCAGACCGGCGGCCCTGCTCCGCCACCGGGGCCGCTGCCTCCACACGTCTCCGGCGAGGCTATGCCCTGCCGCTACGGCCGCGGGTGCTTCCTCGGCAGCGCCCGTTAAGATGGAGACACGCGGCGGCGACAGGGAGGGGCAGGTGACGCCGCGGTCGACGGACTTCAACGCCTGGTACACGGACGTGatcgacgccgccgagctcgcggACTACGGGCCAGTGCGGGGCACCATGGTCATCCGCCCCTACGGCTACGCCATCTGGGAGGCCATACAG gaTTATTTGAATGTAAAGTTCAAGGAGACGGGGCACAGCAACATGTACTTCCCTCAG TTCATACCGTACTCGTTTATAGAGAAGGAGGCCAGTCATGTCCAAGGGTTTAGCCCGGAGCTTGCAGTAGTTACCATTGGAGGAGGAAAGGAGCTGGAGGAAAAACTTGTG GTAAGACCAACAAGTGAAACCATCGTAAATCACATGTTCACTAAATGGATCCAGAGCTATCGTGATCTCCCTCTCATGATTAATCAG TGGGCCAATGTGACAAGATGGGAAATGAGGACTAAGCCATTCATCAGAACTCTTGAATTTTTATGGCAAGAAGGTCATACAGCTCATGCAACCCTTGAAGAGGCAGAGAAGGAG GCGATGCAGATGATTGATGTATATACCAAATTTGCTTATGAGCAAGCTGCAATACCAGTTATTCCAGGCAGGAAATCAAGAGTGGAGACATTTGCTGGTGCTGATCGGACCTACACTATAGAAGCTATGATGGGTGACAAGAAGGCCTTACAAGCTGGAACTAGTCACAACCTTGGCCAGAACTTCTCCCGTGCCTTCGAAACACAG TTTATGGATGAAAATGGTCAACTTGAGCACGTATGGCAGACTTCTTGGGCTATTAGCACTCGGTTCGTTGGTGGGATCATCATGACCCATGGTGATGATGCTGGTTTAATGCTTCCACCAAGGATTGCTCCCATTCAG GTGGTAATAGTGCCTATTTGGAAAAAGGGTGACGAAAAGGGTGTTGTTATGGAAGCTGTAGCTTCAGTTCAGAACACGCTCAAAGAAGCAGGCATTAGAGTCAAAATGGATGACTCGGAGCTGAGAACACCTGGGTGGAAGTTTAACTTCTACGAAATGAAA GGAGTTCCCATAAGGATTGAACTTGGtccccgcgatgtaaaaaacaggagtgttgtgctttGTAGGCGAGATGTCCCTGGAAAGCAAGGAAAGGAGTTTGGAATATCTATGGAACCATCAATATTGGTGGATCATATAAAAGGCCGTCTAGAGGAAATTCAGGCATCTCTTCTACAGAAGGCCATCACATTTCGTGATAG TAATATAGTTGATGTCAACTCATATGGAGAACTGAAGGAGGTCATTTCCGAGGGTAAATGGGCAAGAGGTCCATGGTCAGCTAG CGATGCGGATGAGCTGAAGGTGAAAGAAGAGACCAGTGCCACCATCAGGTGCTTTCCCTTTGATCAGCCGGAGGGTGCGAAAAAATGTTTCATGACCGGCAATCCAGCCGATGAAGTTGCTATTTTTGCAAAGTCATATTAG